CCGCAATGGGTGACGTCGCCATGACGGTCCCGGTATTAATTGCCCTTACCCAGAAATATCCTGAACTTAAAATAACGGTACTCACCAAATCCTTTTATGAACCCATATTGGACCAAATCTCAAACGTATTAGTTTACGGGGCGGATGTAAAAGGTAGACATAAAGGTTTGCTAGGACTTTGGACATTATATAAAGAATTAATGAGGCTGGATATCACGAGTGTTGCGGATTTGCACAATGTGCTACGAAGTTCCATACTCAAAACGTTTTTCTGGCTTGGAGGTGTCCCAGTAATACAAATCGATAAGGGCCGTGCGGAAAAAAAGGCATTGACCTCTGAAACAAATAAAATATTCAAACCGCTAAAGACTACGCATGAAAGATATACCGAGGTCTTTCAACAATTAGGTTATCCAGTTACGTTGGATAGCGGTTGTGTTAAGTCAAAACAACCTTTATCTGAAGATGTAAAAGAGCGCTTAGTTTTTGATGGAAAACAGTGCATAGGAGTGGCCCCATTTGCTGCCTTTTCGGGAAAAACATATCCTTTACATCTTATGGAGACGGTACTTCATAAACTGAATGGTATAAAAACCTATAGGATATTCTTATTCGGTGGCGGTGCAGTTGAGAAACAGCAACTGGAACTATGGGAAAATCAATTCGTCAATTGTACTAGTGTAATCGGTAAGATTTCTTTTTCTGAGGAATTAAAACTAATCTCTAATTTAGATTTGATGCTCGCCATGGATAGTGGTAATGCGCATCTTGCTGCTGTGTATGGTGTTCCTACCATAACCTTATGGGGAGTTACGCATCCCCACGCCGGGTTTTGTCCGTACGGGCAAGCGCATAATACAATTCTTTCCGATAGGCAAAAGTTTCCGTTAATACCAACATCCGTTTACGGGAATAAATTTCCAAATGGTTACGACAAGGTTATGGAAACCATTACGCCGGAGCAAGTAGTAGAAACAATACAGCAAACACTTAGTAATAAAAAGTAGTTTATATCGCGATTGGTTTTGCTTCTATCGATTTAAAGTATTGTCTTAGTTGAGCCATGAAGCGATATTTCCTTGCGCTCGGAGCTGTGCCCACCATTAAAGTGCGTATGCCAAAATAGGAACTTATGAGATAGGTAGCTACCGCTTCACAATCCACATGCCTATCTATATAACCATTATATTTTCCTTTTTGTAGTGTAGAAACTAGGTTTACTTCCCAAATGGAAACAATATCACCCAAATGCTTCATAATATTCTCATTCTTCCCCTGAAATTCTGTTAGGAAGTTACTTAATATACATCCAAAATCCATCTCATTGTGCACAGCCGTTTCAAGGGCATCATCAAAGCAATTCGTTATAAGTTCTAACGGATTATCATGACCTTCAATCGGTTCAATTAATGTACTGTAAACTTTTCTAGCCATTAAGTTTTGAACGATCTGTAGGAAGAAATCCTCCTTAGATTCAAAATGATAATAGAAAGCTCCTTTGGAGAGGGATAATTTCTTTAAAATATCGTCTACACTGGTATTGAAGTATCCTTTCGTATAAAACAATTCCAATCCGGTTACTTGCATGCGTTGCATGGTAGCCATGCGTTTTAAAGTTTTGTCCATTATTTCAAGATTTGGGTTAATCCGACCATTTGGTCTATACAAAGAACCCATGGATGAATGTTAAACATGGTTTCTTTAGTTGTACTTACGGAAAAAATCGGTCAAAGTTCATATTCTCGATGTATTACCTAAATTTTTAAAGTGGTTACAGACTGGGTAGTCGGTTAAAGTGTAGAACTTTTGCGCTAAAAACCTTTTGTAAAAACAATAGTTTGATTCTAGTGGGTTATAATGTTAGGATAATGTGGGAGATGAAATAACCAATACTATCCTTATTTTTGAATAGACCAGTTAAACCATATCCTTATGCACACAAAAAAGAAGTATTCCATTCTAGAAATGGTCCTATGGACCAGATTTGAAACATTACTATTTATTGCAATAATTAGTATTTGCGTTGCCGGCTACTTCTTTTTGGACCTGCAATGGTTAGAAATACCTTGGACACCGTTGGCTTTGATAGGAACAGCGGTGGCTTTCGTCATCGGGTTTCAGAACAACTCGTCCTATGGTCGAATTTGGGAAGCGCGTAAAATATGGGGAGGTATTGTAAATACCTCTAGAACGTTCGGCATGTTCCTACAGGACATGATAACAAACGAATATTGTCAAACAACAGTTTCCCAAGGGGAATTGGAAAAGGAAATTAAGATATTGACCTATCGTCATATCGCATGGATGACTGCATTGCGCTACGCTATGCGAGCCCCTAAACCTTGGGAAACGATACTGAAGCAACGAACTGATCGTGAATGGGGTCTGCTTCCGCCAGAAATGGAAAATAAATTGGAAAACGATTTGGAGCTTTACATCTCAAAAGAGGACTTAAATTCCATTTTACAAAAAAGCAATAAACAGACCGCTTTGCTCTACCTACAATCGCATCATCTTAGAAAATTAAAGGAGAAAGGGCTTATTTGGGAATTTTCTTTTTTAGAGTTAGAAGGTGTTCTTCAGAAACTATTTACGCTCCAAGGCCAAAGCGAAAGAATTAAGAATTTTCCCTATCCTAGGCATTTTGCTACACTTAATCATTATTTTATGTGGGTCTTTATATTGGTACTCCCTTTGGCGCTTGTCCCGCAATTTGGAGAAATTGGCAGTAAAATAGCTACATCAAATCCAGTTATTGGTAAATTCTTTGTCTGGGCAACCATTCCCTTTTATGTAATTGTTGCCTGGATATTTCACACTATGGAAAGGATTGGACGAACTGGTGAGAACCCTTTCGAAGGTTCTGCTAATGATGTGCCTATCTCCACCATAGCAAGAGGAATTGAGATTGACCTAAGACAGAATTTAGGAGAAGGGGCCGATGACATTCCAAAACAGTTTCCCGAAAAGCATCATACGCAGTTTTAAATACAGGTCAGTGTTTAAAATGGCAAAAGAGGTCGATTAGGACTACGCTACCGTACCCTGACAACTACTTCCAGCTCCAGCCGTACAGCCATAACAATGTTGTGAAATAATGATGTTCCTGTCGTTTAACAAATCCTCGTTATAATCTTTAATGTGTTTTACTTTGCTCGCCACCTTCAGGTCCAGCATTTGGTTAAAATCACAATCGTACAACCAACCGTCCCAGCTTATGGAAATCGTGTTGGTACACATGACGTTTGCCACAGCGGAAGGGTTATAAGCCTCAACCAGGGCATACATATAGTCCTCATAGTTCTCGGAAGCAATCAAATAATCTAAGAAACGTGCGATAGGGAGGTTGGTTATGGCAAATAGATTATGGAACTGAATGCCGAAATCTTCATCCAATGCCTTTTTAAAGTCCTTTTCCATGGCCGCTTGGTCTCCTGGCAGGTACGCGCCAGAGGGATTATAGACCAAATCCAATCTCAACGAACTTCCCGGCATACCGTATCCACGTTTATTGAGTTCTTGCAGGGCTTTTATCGATTTGTCAAAAACGCCATCACCACGTTGTTTATCCGTTTTACCACGGGTATAATGTGGCATGGAGGAAATAACATGAACGTTATGCTTCTTAAAGAAATCCGGTAAATCGTAGTATTTTTTATTCGCACGGATTATGGTAAGGTTGGACCTTACAATAAAATCCTTGATGCCTGCTTTGGCGGCCTCTTCTACAAACCATCTAAAATCAGGGTTCATTTCAGGAGCTCCTCCGGTTAAATCCAATGTATGCGCCTCGGTATTCTTAATGACCTCCAAACATTGCATCATGGTTTCGCGGGTCATAATCTCTTTTCGGTCAGGTCCTGCATCCACATGACAGTGTTCACAGACCTGGTTGCACATATACCCCACGTTTATCTGTAGTATTTCAAGCTTTTTTGGCCGCAACGGAAAGTGTCCAATTTTTGAAATCTTATCCTTGAAATAGGGGAGTTCCCCATCGGCAAAGATTCCTCCGTTTAAAATATCGAGCTGTCTTTTGCTTTCTGCTAGCTCGTTTCCTTTTGCTTTTAATGATTTTGTAGCCATTTCTTTTTTTATTTTGATTCACGGTTTTCCGTTAATCGTTGTCCTTCTAATTCCAACAACTAACAACAGAAAACGATCAACTATTTACATCGATAATTTATCATACTTGTTCATCATCTGTACTCCGTGTACCAAGGTTGCACCACTTTCAATAGCGGCTCCAACATGCACGGCTTCCATCATTTCTTCTTTGGTAATGCCCTTTTGTAAACCATCTTTGGTATAGGCATCAATACAGTAAGGACATTTTACTACATGGGAAACTGCCAAGGCAATTAATGATTTCTCCCTAGCACTTAGTGCGCCTTCTTCGAAAACCTTACCATAATAATCAAAGAATTTGGTGCCGAGCTCTTCGCTCCATTCCGTAATCTTACCAAATTTTCTGAGGTCCTTTGGATCGTAATAAGAATCTGCCATCTTTTTTTGTGTTTTAAGTTCTTTATTTGCTGTACTCGATTTGTCTAAATTGATCGGGATACCTTGTTCCATTTTTTCCAGTTCCGGAAGTATTTCCATATTGTCCCAAATACCGGAGGACAAGGTGTCCGCATATGCTTCAGGTAAGTGATTTCTGAACATCAACTGTTGAGCGGTCTTATAATCATATTCAAAAGACCGATGAGTATATTTTATTTCTTCACCATCCGTTTCCAATACCATATACCACACTCTGGTCGTGCCGTCATTTGCAGGCATGCCTATAACCCCTGGGTTTAGCCATAACTTATCTTTTAGGGATTGATGGAATGGGAGTCCGCAGTGTCCAGCTATAATCACATCACTTTGGGTATTTTCAAAGCATTTTTCCTTACTGTCATGGGCATTGGATTTGAATATAAATTCTGACGTATTCCCGTAATTACCATGAACCACGCTAATTTTCTTTCCATTGTATTCAAAACCTATATTTTCCGGAATTTCAGAAATCCATTGTAAGGATTCATTCGATAACCGCCCTTTGGTATATGGAAACCATAGTTTGGAAAAACTATCGCATCGCCCACCGGCTTTAAAATCACACCCACAGTCCTCACTATCGTTTGCTAGTTGTAATTCTACGTTTCCAGCGATACTAAGAGCATCCCATTTTCTAAATAATCGAATGGTTTCCTCCGGTTGTGCGCAATATCCGGTAATGTCACCCGTACAAATGCAGTTCTCCGGGGCAATACCTTCTGTTTTAGCAATTGAAATTAACTGCTCCAATGCCTGTAGGTTGCCATACACGCCCCCAAAAAGCAATAGCTTACCAGTTTTTGTCCCGATATGTCTTATCTCTTTATCCATGTGGGTATAAAATAGAGTAAAATACAGGTTAGGATACCCCAGAAATTAATCCAGAGTAAATCCGCATATTTTCCAGTGGTAAATATCATAGATTCCGGAAACCAACTGAAAATCAGCAAAAATCCGAATAAAATCCCACAAAATACACTTAGGTGAAAACTGATTTTAGGGGCTTTTCCCCCCAAAAAAGAAAAATTGGGGTCAAACCAATGACCATCGTTCCGCTTATGGTAGTGGCCGATAATATTTCGGCATCAAGAAATACAGGAATTGTACCCAAAATGGCGATGGCTACCATGGACCACCGACCAAATTTTAACGAATTACCCATTTTTAAATCGATAGCGGCTAATTTTGAAAACGACGAAAAGGTCGAATCCAAGGTGGAGGCTGCCGAGGTTATCATAATAAAATTGATAATCAGTAACAATACTAATCCGAAAGCTTTTCCAACCTCAACTGCCGCTTGCCCCTTCATGCCTTGCGATTGCGCATACACACCGATTATACTAAAAAGTACAATACAAAGCCCGCCAATGATGCTAGCTAAGAGAAAACTTTTCAGCGTCACCCTCGGACTGCTTAAAAACCCTCTGTCCGTTAAAACAGGGTCATGGAAGGGATAACTTAGGGATTGTAGAATGGCGGCGAACAATAGGTTCAGTCCCATTTCAAAAGACCAAACCCCTGAATTACTTGCCGTAAAACCGTCTTCAGTAGTGAAGATTGCGCCCAAAATTACCAACAAAAGGACCGAGAACAGGCCCATTTGAATGACATCCGTAAATATGGAACTGCTCATTCCTCCCTTTAGAACATAAGCCAATGTAAGTGCGGTAAATACCAAAATGGACCAATAATAGGGACTAGAGCCAATATCCCCAAAATAGGAGCCGATAACCATGGTGTTACTCCATACCTCATTAAAAAGGCGAATTGCTATTAAAATGGAAAATACCGCCACCGCCCCTTGTCCAAATTTCGAGGTCAGGAAATGATGAATGCTCTGATATTTACCGTGTAACCTCATTTTATAAATTACAATGCCGGCCACGGCGAAGGAAACATAGTATCCTGCGTAGGCCACTCCTCCCACTATACCGTAATCCAATCCTAAATTGGCTGCATTGGTGATGCTCTTGGCAAAAATCCAAGAGATGATTAAACTACCCATTAGCATAAAGGTGCTGGGTGTTCTTTTCTTTTGTACCGCCTTAAAAAACTGGTTGGTATTTTTTGCTAATGGGGAGAGCAGGAACAATGCCAAACTGGACACTATTATTAAACTCCATTGCCAAATTTTTACCTCAGTCATTAGTATTATCTATTCGTCCCACCACACAGGTGAATTTATGCTATTCCCATCCGTTTTAGCTGCCGCTGCTTCATAATTGACGGAATTTAACGCCTGCTCCTCTGCCGGATAGGGCATACGCACTGGAATTAAATCGTTATTTAAACTCGCTGAAATTGTCTTTAATTGTGGAAATCCGGTCCTTCGATATTCTATCCAGCCTTCATATCCATTAATGATATTTGCGATCCATTTTTGGGTAATGATATTTTCTAAGGGATTCCCGTTGCCATATGCACCCTCTGCTAGTAGATAATCTGCGGGCAATGTTGTGTTCCAGTACTCAAAAGCATGTACAACACCGGTTTCATACAAGTCCTGTGCATCGGCAGATATTAAACCACGTTCCGCGGCTTCTGCCAATAGGAAATACGTCTCCCAACTTGTCATAAAATTGGCGTCTAAAGCACTCGTACTTTCCCTGAAGATGCTTCCGGCCAAAGAATAGTCCGCTAAAACAACGGCATTTTGTGTGGCGTCAACACCGTTCAAAAGCCCATTGAACTCTTGTGCTGATGTACTGTTAGAAAATGGACGGAACAAGACGGATAATCTGGGGTCGTTTAGGTCTGTCAAAATTTCCTCCATGGTCTCCGATAGCACAAAATTGTTGAAATCGCCAATTCTTAATCGGGCTAAGCGAAAATTATTGGGCTCCCCATTATTAAAATCGAAGGTGGCATTTTGCACGTTTTCACGTATGAATCCATTACTATCAAACAGTGATTGCAATGCACTGGCATTGTCCCGAACACTAGAGGTACGTATCAAAAATTTAATCTGGAGTGAGCGGGCAAAACGCAACCACGCTTCTAAATCGCCATCAAACAGAATGTCGCCCTCTAAAGGAATGGTGCCGGAATAGTCTTCAATAGCTGCTATTCCTTTTTCAAGATTATCGAAAATACCGCCTTCCGCCAGATAGATATCCTCCTGTGCATCATAGACCGGGGTAACGGTCCCTATTTTTCCTTTGAAACCCTGAGAATAAGGAACATCCCCAAACATATCGGTCAAAGCTCCCGCCATATAGGCTTTTAGAATCCGAGCAGGACCCTCGTAGACAGCAAAGGTCGGGTTCTCCTGGGCTAAGCGTAAAATTTCTTCATTGTCGCGAAGGTTGGTGTATAATATGGGCCAAGGATTACCACCCAACTGGGGCGATTTTAAGTCGTGCCTATCAAAAAGGTTAAAATCTAGTGCGGTTCTGTACTGCCCCAATAAATCCCCAGCGGTAAAACCTTCATACGACATTTGTTCACCATAATCATAGATTACTTGTCGTAATAACAAACTGGGCTGCACAGAAACAGGTTGATTTGGATTGGTGTTGATTTCTTCAAAGTCTTTGGTGCAAGAGGCAAAAAACACAAGTACAAATGTTAAACTCAAATACGATTTTATATATTTCATTTTACTTCTTCTTAAAAATTAAACCCCGCCTTAAAACCGATACTTCTTGTGGTGGCGTAGGACATATCCTCTATACCACTTACAAAACCTTGTCCCTGTACTGCCAATTGCTCCGGATCAAAATGTGGATTTTCGGTAATTGCGAACAAGTTTCTACCAATAAGTGAAAGTCTCAAACTGGCATCTTGCTGTAAAAATTTCAGGTTATCAAAGGTGTAACCAATGGAAAACTGTCGCAATTTTAAAAAGGAGGCATCATAGGTATTGTTTTCCTCATGGTTCCTATCATAAAATTGACGGTAATAACTTTCCGCTGTTACGGCTATGGTGTTGGGCACATAAACAGGATTTTCTACCGTACCTGTGTTTACAACGCCTTGCGGGACAATTCCTTCTTCTGGCCTAAAAGCGGTTTCAGCCAATTGTCCACCAACATTACCTAACGCCCTTGTTCGCGAGACAATGATTCCGCCTTGGCGCCAATCGAATAAAAAGCCCAAATCCCAACTCTTGTAATTGAACTGGTTGTTGAAACCTAACATAAAGTCAGGATTGAAATTTCCTAATTTTTGTAAGGTGTTGTCCGGAATGTAACGTCCTTCATCGGTTAGGATAAAATCACCATTTTCGTTTTTCAAATAACCCGTTCCGTACAAATCGCCAATACGTCCGCCCTCTTCCACCTGCACAAATACCGTTTGGTTTTGACTGTCGTAAATCCTAGAAAATGCCAAGGTTAAACGTCCATCATCTTGTGGTAAATCTTCCACAGTAGAACGATTGGTGCTAAAATTAAGGGTACTGTTCCATTTAAAATCTTGGGTAATCAAAGGTGTAACTCCCAGAATGATTTCCACCCCTATGGAACGCACTTTTCCGCCGTTGACTACCTGTTGGGTAAAACCTGATGAAATTCCAATGGGTAACGAAATAATCTGATCTTTGGTAACGGCATTGTAATAAGAGATATCCAGATTCAATCTATCACCAAAAAAGCGAACATCTGCCCCTACTTCAATTGCGGCTGTCTGCTCGGGCCTTAAATTGGGATTTGCAATGATGTTCTGGTCACTAAACGTTGGTTGTCCGTTCAAAGGTGTTTGCGCTATGAACGCACCTGTAGTCTGATACGGATTGGTATCATTACCCACTTGGGCGTAACTGGCACGGAGCTTTGCAAAAGACACTTCTTGCGGCATAGCTATGATTTCCGATAGGATTAAGCTGCTCGAAACGGAGGGATAAAAGAAGGAAACGTTATCCACGGAGAAAGGAGTGGCCAATGCGCTGGACCAATCGTTTCTGCCCGTAATATCCAGATATAGATAGTTCTTGTAACCAATTTTTGCCAAACCATAGAAACTATTGATTCGTTTATTGGATTCAAACTCGAATACTTCAACGGGTGAAGCGGCATTACTCAATCGGAATATTCCAGGTTGCGCCAAACTTGTTGTTTGGGATTGTGCAGTGAACGCTTTTTGGTCCAATCGGTTACCACCCAGTGAGACATCCACCTCAAAATCCCCAAAACTATTGTTGTAGTTTAAAAGGAAATCGGTATTGATCTCCCTGTAGAAAACATCGTGTTCCGCATATCCGCCATTTGAAAAACGATTGGAACTAAACGCCCTTCTGAACTGGCGTAGTTCACTGGAGTAATCCATTCCGGTACGGATGTTAGCGGTCAGATTATCAGCTATATCATAAGAAACGGAAACATTTCCAAAAACCCTATCCCGATTGAATGAGTTTCGATTTTCGAACAAAATAAAATAGGGATTGTCAAAAAATGTGTAGTTGAAGGAGTACTGCTGTAGACCTTCGAGACCGGGCTGCCAATAATTACGCAAACTGTTTATGTCCAAAGATCGAGGTCCCCAAGCTACCAAAGAGTAGTTTACGTTCTCCGAACCATATCCATTGGACGGTCTATTATCACTTTGAGAGTTTACATAGCTAATACTGGAATTAACGCGCAGCTTGTCCAAGGGACGAAAGTTTAAGCGCGCTGAGACGGTTTGTCTATCCAAATTAACCCCTGGTATGATGCTTTCACTTCGTAAATCAGTAAACGAGAGTCTAAAGTTACCTTTGTCGAAACCAGATGAGATGGCCAGATTGTTTATGAACGTAGTTCCCGTTTCATAGAAGTTCTTAAGATTATCTGGATGGGAGCGGAACTCCGTTGGTGTAATGGGCAAACCATTGTATACGGAGGTATCTCCACCACGTACTATAGTTCCATTCGGTAAGGTTACCGGACTATCAAATTGAGGAATTAAATTGCCAACATCCAGACGTGGCCCCCAACTGTAGGTGATATTATCGCTGGTACCGCCGCCAAGACCGTCTACAAATTCAAATACGCCAGCCTGACCTTGACCGTACTCATTTTGAAAGTCGGGGAGTTTGAAGGCGGAATCCACAAAAAAACTGGTATTATAACTTATTCCAAGCCCTTTACTCTTGGAGCCGTCCCTAGTTTCGATAACAATGACACCATTTGCGGCACGCGTACCATAAAGGGCCGCTGCGCTAGGTCCTTTTAGTACCGAAACTTCGGCAATGTCATCGGGATTTACCTCCATGGCGCCGTTCCCAAAATCGACTTCTTGGAAGCCAGCGGCGGCTTCATTGGTAAAGTTGAAGACTGAATTGTTGTTAATGGGAACCCCATCTACAATAAATAGCGGATTATTGTTCGAGAACGATGCCTCTCCTCGGATGGTAATTTTGGAGGAAGATCCTACTCCTGTAGCACCTTGATTGATGGTCACCCCTGCAAGTTTACCGCTCAAGTTGTCCAAAAAGTTAACTGATTTGACCTCGGTGATTCCTTCCGCATCTAAGCTTTGCACAACGTATCCCAATTCTTTGGTCTCCCGTTTAAGGCCTAGGGCGGTCAAAACGACTTCATTCAGTTGTTCTGAAGATTCCGAAAGCGTAACGTCCAATATACTTACATTGTTAATGGGTACAGTTTTAGTTTCGTAACCTAAAATTGAAAATTTTAAGGCACCTGATAGATTAGGGACTTCTATACTGTATTTGCCTGCCTCATTGGTAATGGTACCCTTATTCGTTCCCGATAATTGTACGTTTACATAAGGAATAGGTTGCCCGGTGGTATCCTTTACCGAACCAGAAATGGTTTCTTGGGCTAACGTGATAGTAGTTATGAATAGGCTCACAACCAACAATAGATACTTCATTTAAAAACAGTGAATGAATTAACAATTCGGATCGATAGCTACAATCCGTTCAAAATGCACTAAGAATGAAGTAATATGGGAGAGCCTTTGTTAAAAATCTGGTGAAGATAGATGGAAGAAAACTGACCACTAACTGCATCTATAATTTTGTTTTCAAGCCCGATAATAAGTGCAAGTAGATGTACTAACGTTGACGAAATAGACTTTCTAAAAGATGTCAATCGCTTTACATCATTTAGATTGTCCAAATCGCCCAGTGCAGGCAATTTATAGACAAGTGCCTCTGTTTGGTCCAAAAGGACTGAAATACGGTTTAAAAGGCTAAAACGTTGCCATGGTAGCTTTTTAAAATTTTCAGCATCGAATTTTGACTTATGAATGCCCATGAGGTAGAATCCACCATCCAAGGAAGGGCCCAAAACGGTTTTTCCTGCTTTTAAAGCTTTTTCCGTTTCAATTAAATGTCTTGTTTGTAATTGGGGAGTATCATTACCAATGGTAATGATATTTTCAAAGCCTTGGTCGAATACGGTTTGAATGGCATTCGAAAAACGTTCGCCAAAAGACTTGCCTACTTGTTCTTTTTCCGAAACATGAAAATAAGGAAGCCCTGATTTTCGAACCTTTGCCAGCGTTTCATGTGTAAGCCTATCAAATAAAAGCTTCCCCTTAAGCATAGGTTTATGCAACAATTCCTCATGGGAAGAATTGGCAAATACCAGAACAGCAGTTGTAACGGGGAATTTCAAAGCACTTTTATTTTCTCTAACAAACTTACGATAAATACTATATAAAGGTTTGGTCGAAGTTCATAAAAGATGATTACGGGTATTGGAAATTTCCTTTTGGAACTGACCGGCTAGTCGATTTGTTGAACGCTATAGTTATTGATGCATAGTTGAAACACGTATGAACTATCAAAATACATCGGTAAACGGGCTAATCTAAATTATTAGGGGTCGCTTAAAGAGATTTAACCAACCAACAAGTCTAAAAACCTTCTTAAAATCCATGAAATTTTAAAAATAATTTAGCATTCATTGATCATTTTCTGGCATAGGATTTGTCTAAAACGCAACGGTAATAGTTCTTTAAAAATTTTGTCACTATGGAAAAGTTAGCTTACGGGCTTTCGCTTTTGATGGTGGTTTATATCGCTTTCTTATACCTAACGGTAAAATTACTGGGACAGGATATCTTAAAAGGAAAACACAATTCCTTTTCAATCGTAAAAAAAGAAAAGCGGCCACCGGCAGAGAAACCCATAAAGAAATGAAAATAGAAAATTGTCATTTTGACAGCGATTAAAATGTCAAATTTTCATGGTAAAATACATTTATAGTATTTTACAAATAATTGATAGATAGTTGTTTAACCTTAAATTTATGTAGTTATGAGCACTTTAGTGAGCTTGCCCAAAAATGATACTGTAAGCGGACCTAGCTTAAATTCTTGGATAGACGAATGGTTAGGTAAGGATATCATTTTTAGGTCCAACACCAAGATTAACACAGGAATTACCCTTCCCGCCCTTTAAAAAAAGGATATCAACTATTATTACGCACATGTTAACATTAATCGTCTTAATGGTTTTAAGATGGATGAAGAAAAACAGAATTAATTAAAAATAGATTAGAAATATGAAAAATGATTTGAATAAACAG
This sequence is a window from Maribacter aestuarii. Protein-coding genes within it:
- a CDS encoding TetR/AcrR family transcriptional regulator, whose translation is MDKTLKRMATMQRMQVTGLELFYTKGYFNTSVDDILKKLSLSKGAFYYHFESKEDFFLQIVQNLMARKVYSTLIEPIEGHDNPLELITNCFDDALETAVHNEMDFGCILSNFLTEFQGKNENIMKHLGDIVSIWEVNLVSTLQKGKYNGYIDRHVDCEAVATYLISSYFGIRTLMVGTAPSARKYRFMAQLRQYFKSIEAKPIAI
- a CDS encoding glycosyltransferase family 9 protein; its protein translation is MVKNKPQHVLVIRLSAMGDVAMTVPVLIALTQKYPELKITVLTKSFYEPILDQISNVLVYGADVKGRHKGLLGLWTLYKELMRLDITSVADLHNVLRSSILKTFFWLGGVPVIQIDKGRAEKKALTSETNKIFKPLKTTHERYTEVFQQLGYPVTLDSGCVKSKQPLSEDVKERLVFDGKQCIGVAPFAAFSGKTYPLHLMETVLHKLNGIKTYRIFLFGGGAVEKQQLELWENQFVNCTSVIGKISFSEELKLISNLDLMLAMDSGNAHLAAVYGVPTITLWGVTHPHAGFCPYGQAHNTILSDRQKFPLIPTSVYGNKFPNGYDKVMETITPEQVVETIQQTLSNKK
- a CDS encoding SusD/RagB family nutrient-binding outer membrane lipoprotein; the protein is MKYIKSYLSLTFVLVFFASCTKDFEEINTNPNQPVSVQPSLLLRQVIYDYGEQMSYEGFTAGDLLGQYRTALDFNLFDRHDLKSPQLGGNPWPILYTNLRDNEEILRLAQENPTFAVYEGPARILKAYMAGALTDMFGDVPYSQGFKGKIGTVTPVYDAQEDIYLAEGGIFDNLEKGIAAIEDYSGTIPLEGDILFDGDLEAWLRFARSLQIKFLIRTSSVRDNASALQSLFDSNGFIRENVQNATFDFNNGEPNNFRLARLRIGDFNNFVLSETMEEILTDLNDPRLSVLFRPFSNSTSAQEFNGLLNGVDATQNAVVLADYSLAGSIFRESTSALDANFMTSWETYFLLAEAAERGLISADAQDLYETGVVHAFEYWNTTLPADYLLAEGAYGNGNPLENIITQKWIANIINGYEGWIEYRRTGFPQLKTISASLNNDLIPVRMPYPAEEQALNSVNYEAAAAKTDGNSINSPVWWDE
- the arsS gene encoding arsenosugar biosynthesis radical SAM (seleno)protein ArsS (Some members of this family are selenoproteins.), with the translated sequence MATKSLKAKGNELAESKRQLDILNGGIFADGELPYFKDKISKIGHFPLRPKKLEILQINVGYMCNQVCEHCHVDAGPDRKEIMTRETMMQCLEVIKNTEAHTLDLTGGAPEMNPDFRWFVEEAAKAGIKDFIVRSNLTIIRANKKYYDLPDFFKKHNVHVISSMPHYTRGKTDKQRGDGVFDKSIKALQELNKRGYGMPGSSLRLDLVYNPSGAYLPGDQAAMEKDFKKALDEDFGIQFHNLFAITNLPIARFLDYLIASENYEDYMYALVEAYNPSAVANVMCTNTISISWDGWLYDCDFNQMLDLKVASKVKHIKDYNEDLLNDRNIIISQHCYGCTAGAGSSCQGTVA
- a CDS encoding bestrophin family protein; this translates as MHTKKKYSILEMVLWTRFETLLFIAIISICVAGYFFLDLQWLEIPWTPLALIGTAVAFVIGFQNNSSYGRIWEARKIWGGIVNTSRTFGMFLQDMITNEYCQTTVSQGELEKEIKILTYRHIAWMTALRYAMRAPKPWETILKQRTDREWGLLPPEMENKLENDLELYISKEDLNSILQKSNKQTALLYLQSHHLRKLKEKGLIWEFSFLELEGVLQKLFTLQGQSERIKNFPYPRHFATLNHYFMWVFILVLPLALVPQFGEIGSKIATSNPVIGKFFVWATIPFYVIVAWIFHTMERIGRTGENPFEGSANDVPISTIARGIEIDLRQNLGEGADDIPKQFPEKHHTQF
- a CDS encoding arsenosugar biosynthesis-associated peroxidase-like protein → MADSYYDPKDLRKFGKITEWSEELGTKFFDYYGKVFEEGALSAREKSLIALAVSHVVKCPYCIDAYTKDGLQKGITKEEMMEAVHVGAAIESGATLVHGVQMMNKYDKLSM